The Nocardia arthritidis genome has a window encoding:
- a CDS encoding tetratricopeptide repeat protein, whose protein sequence is MGSVFDAAVGKDGTLFYTVSADSSVHEGFSNAIPVLGPSFAPAGAGVATGIQSGNQFDIFVVDNFGRLTVAWSANFDPFQSSALTSNEFAPPGAHLATGTQANNQLDVFVVGNDGAVYVLWEAQNGGWTQPIALTPVGFAPAGAGLATGRQANDQLDVFVVGNDGILYVLWEANNGGWSQPLPLTDREFAPHGAYLATGSQSTLNEHNSQLDVFVIGNDGALSVLWEVNNGGWNGPSAITQPHYLPPGGGFGVFLQKLQGDPPSHQLDVAFVAPDGSLSVIWEVDNGGWSAPAPISTPGLALPGAPVSGTLFDTTLFAAVLVPTVDQTLVQYEVFGVGDGWSGPHQLTAAGYMSERANSSISVLKTEPPHNSVDIVPFITFIFSILDGPKDPKTLARIRWEAGDHDQGVARALESVAMARELVFEDVKYRPMLAQRLLDPAGLYLGLVGRAAEAAQLDAESAQIYASLANADPATHDNRFQQAQALIAQAQQLFAANQPADAIARAQDAVAILRTLAPDSDAYLGALGNCLLYPLTGFLISTQRWDEAIAAAREGSAAFQQLATTDPNQPVHRYDLARANIQLGQAWWGKGDLTQAFDRIEAALAIARKLVAEDVSYRGALGEWLLYPMTTFLMVQQRWDEAIAAGGEALTVFEQLAAAEPNVPGHRYDTGRAQIEVGEAWWGKPDPTRAIDHVQAAIAIIRRLITDNPTYRYALAQWLEFPLSAYLQATGRRADAIAAESEAVDILTVLAAADPDHYTTRLAAARRRLADLRAGA, encoded by the coding sequence ATGGGTTCTGTCTTCGATGCGGCGGTCGGCAAGGACGGCACGCTGTTTTATACCGTCTCGGCCGACAGCAGCGTGCACGAGGGTTTCTCGAATGCGATACCGGTGCTCGGGCCGAGTTTCGCGCCGGCGGGAGCGGGTGTTGCCACCGGGATTCAGTCCGGCAACCAGTTCGACATCTTCGTGGTGGACAACTTCGGCAGGCTCACGGTCGCCTGGTCCGCGAACTTCGATCCGTTCCAGTCCAGTGCGCTGACCTCGAACGAATTCGCCCCTCCCGGAGCGCATCTGGCGACGGGCACGCAGGCCAACAATCAGCTCGATGTGTTCGTCGTCGGCAACGACGGGGCGGTGTACGTGCTGTGGGAGGCCCAGAACGGCGGATGGACGCAGCCTATCGCCCTCACGCCGGTCGGCTTCGCCCCTGCCGGAGCAGGTTTGGCGACCGGTCGGCAGGCCAACGATCAGCTCGATGTGTTCGTCGTCGGCAACGACGGCATCCTGTATGTGCTGTGGGAGGCCAACAATGGTGGATGGTCGCAACCGCTCCCCCTGACCGATCGCGAATTCGCCCCGCACGGAGCATATCTCGCGACCGGTTCGCAATCGACACTGAACGAACACAACAGCCAGCTCGACGTCTTCGTGATCGGCAACGACGGGGCCCTGTCCGTGCTATGGGAGGTGAACAACGGTGGATGGAACGGACCGTCGGCGATCACGCAGCCGCACTACCTGCCGCCAGGTGGCGGATTCGGTGTGTTCCTGCAGAAACTGCAGGGCGATCCGCCTTCGCATCAGCTCGATGTCGCGTTCGTGGCCCCCGACGGTTCGCTGTCGGTGATCTGGGAGGTCGACAACGGCGGATGGTCCGCGCCAGCCCCGATCAGCACGCCCGGTCTGGCGCTGCCCGGCGCGCCGGTCTCGGGTACGTTGTTCGACACGACGTTGTTCGCGGCGGTGCTGGTGCCGACGGTCGACCAGACCCTGGTGCAGTACGAGGTCTTCGGCGTCGGCGACGGCTGGAGCGGGCCGCATCAGCTCACTGCGGCCGGGTACATGTCCGAGCGTGCCAACAGCTCGATTTCGGTGCTGAAGACCGAGCCGCCGCACAACTCCGTCGACATCGTGCCCTTCATAACCTTCATCTTCTCGATCCTGGACGGACCGAAGGATCCCAAGACGCTGGCCCGAATCCGTTGGGAGGCAGGCGACCACGACCAGGGGGTCGCTCGGGCGCTCGAGTCCGTCGCCATGGCGCGTGAGCTCGTCTTCGAGGACGTGAAATACCGGCCGATGCTCGCGCAGCGGCTGCTGGATCCGGCCGGTCTGTATCTCGGACTGGTCGGACGCGCGGCCGAGGCCGCACAGTTGGATGCGGAATCCGCACAGATCTACGCGAGTCTCGCGAACGCCGACCCGGCCACGCACGACAATCGGTTCCAGCAGGCGCAGGCGCTGATCGCGCAGGCGCAGCAGCTGTTCGCGGCGAACCAGCCCGCCGATGCCATCGCCCGCGCCCAGGACGCGGTGGCGATCCTGCGAACCCTCGCGCCCGACAGCGACGCCTATCTCGGCGCGCTCGGGAACTGTCTGCTGTATCCGCTGACCGGATTCCTGATCTCGACGCAGCGCTGGGACGAGGCCATCGCCGCCGCACGGGAGGGCTCGGCGGCGTTCCAACAGCTCGCCACCACCGACCCGAATCAGCCGGTGCACCGATACGACCTCGCCCGCGCGAATATCCAACTCGGACAGGCGTGGTGGGGCAAAGGCGATCTCACGCAGGCGTTCGATCGGATCGAGGCCGCTCTCGCGATCGCGCGGAAACTGGTCGCCGAGGATGTGAGCTATCGGGGTGCGCTCGGCGAATGGCTGCTGTACCCGATGACGACTTTCCTCATGGTCCAACAGCGCTGGGACGAGGCCATCGCGGCGGGTGGGGAGGCGCTGACCGTGTTCGAGCAGCTGGCGGCCGCGGAGCCGAACGTTCCCGGGCACCGGTACGACACGGGGCGGGCGCAGATCGAGGTGGGAGAGGCGTGGTGGGGCAAGCCCGATCCGACTCGGGCCATCGACCATGTGCAGGCCGCGATCGCGATCATCCGCAGGCTGATCACCGACAATCCGACCTACCGCTATGCCCTAGCACAATGGCTGGAGTTCCCGCTGAGTGCGTATCTGCAGGCAACCGGTCGGCGGGCCGACGCGATCGCCGCGGAGAGCGAGGCCGTCGACATCCTGACCGTCCTGGCCGCCGCCGACCCCGACCACTACACCACCCGGCTCGCCGCGGCACGCCGGCGACTCGCCGACCTGCGCGCGGGAGCCTGA
- a CDS encoding ATP-binding protein, protein MSATRRPAADPAVKPIEITPELKSLMRRLKLGQLLDTLPERLALARSNRLPHHDFLEMLFADEVARRDRQSEQRRAKTAHLDPQMHLAAWDDSTAVTFDRELWAELTSMRFLADAYNVLIMGPVGVGKTFLANALGHIAVRRHHTVHTERADKLFKRLRGARLDSSYEDEMRKLHRVDLLIIDDLALHRLEAPETNDFYELIVERHRKASTVITSNREPPEILTMMADPLLAQSAMDRLQSAAYELVVEGESYRQRQKPRRGKPADPAHSD, encoded by the coding sequence ATGAGCGCCACTCGCCGTCCCGCCGCCGACCCGGCGGTCAAACCGATCGAGATCACCCCGGAGCTGAAGTCGCTGATGCGCAGGCTCAAGCTCGGCCAGCTCCTGGACACCCTCCCCGAGCGGTTGGCGTTGGCACGGTCGAATCGGCTGCCGCACCACGATTTCCTGGAAATGCTGTTCGCCGACGAGGTCGCCCGCCGCGACCGGCAATCCGAGCAACGCCGCGCCAAGACCGCCCACCTGGACCCGCAGATGCACCTGGCGGCATGGGACGACTCGACCGCGGTCACCTTCGACCGCGAACTCTGGGCCGAACTCACCTCGATGAGGTTCCTCGCCGACGCCTACAACGTATTGATCATGGGGCCGGTCGGGGTCGGAAAGACGTTCCTGGCCAACGCATTAGGACACATCGCGGTCCGCCGCCACCACACTGTTCACACCGAACGCGCCGACAAACTGTTCAAACGACTGCGCGGAGCACGCCTCGACAGCAGCTACGAAGACGAGATGCGCAAACTGCACCGCGTCGACTTGCTGATCATCGATGACCTGGCCCTGCACCGACTCGAAGCACCCGAGACCAACGACTTCTACGAACTGATCGTCGAGCGCCACCGCAAGGCCTCCACGGTGATCACCAGCAACCGGGAACCTCCGGAGATCCTGACCATGATGGCCGACCCACTGCTGGCGCAATCGGCGATGGACCGGCTCCAGTCCGCGGCCTACGAACTCGTCGTCGAGGGCGAATCCTACCGGCAACGGCAGAAGCCCCGCCGCGGCAAACCAGCCGATCCGGCCCACTCGGATTGA
- a CDS encoding MmpS family transport accessory protein, whose amino-acid sequence MAELRTGEVFAGYQVQEILGRGGMGTVYLAQHPRLPRLTALKVLDAALFTNAEIRARFEREANVVARLEHPNIVAIHDRGIDGESMWIAMQYVAGGDAASIGIVDPRRAVRIIAETANALDYAHRRGVLHRDVKPANILLANRESGEPERALLADFGIARLRDEVGGLTRTGTFTATLAFAAPEQLAGGSVDHRCDQYSLACTLFALLAGSAPFAATNPVAVIEAHMRQPPPPLSSRRGDMPPALDAVLSRALAKHPDNRYGSCSEFAAAAGEALLASAAPPPAPPTVAQQWAPPSPGLPSHGHQYLMPMPQANLRPSLQPSMQAPAPSYRASGVRRPMRRWLLGGLAVLVVLAAGVGVAIVVNQPKLGPSTTYEILGNAGGPVTVSYRDQSGTHRVANISLPWQLTVRVPEGQEYWVKGETATQLGLNHDLHCRIVRDGQELHAESAPSYQNAIDCSV is encoded by the coding sequence GTGGCCGAGTTGCGTACGGGAGAGGTGTTCGCCGGATATCAAGTCCAGGAAATTCTCGGCCGGGGTGGTATGGGGACGGTATACCTGGCTCAGCATCCGCGGTTGCCGCGGTTGACGGCGCTGAAAGTGCTTGATGCTGCGTTGTTTACGAATGCAGAGATCCGGGCCCGGTTCGAGCGGGAAGCAAATGTCGTCGCGCGGTTGGAGCATCCGAATATCGTCGCGATCCATGATCGGGGAATCGACGGTGAGTCGATGTGGATCGCTATGCAGTACGTTGCGGGCGGCGACGCGGCCTCGATAGGCATCGTCGACCCGCGTCGGGCGGTTCGGATCATCGCCGAGACGGCCAACGCGCTCGATTACGCCCATCGCCGGGGCGTGCTTCATCGAGATGTGAAACCCGCCAACATCCTGTTGGCCAACCGTGAGTCCGGCGAGCCGGAACGCGCACTTCTGGCCGACTTCGGCATCGCCCGACTACGCGATGAGGTTGGCGGGCTGACACGCACGGGGACGTTCACTGCGACCTTGGCGTTCGCGGCGCCCGAGCAGCTGGCGGGCGGCTCGGTCGATCATCGCTGCGACCAGTATTCGTTGGCGTGCACGCTGTTCGCGCTGCTGGCAGGGAGCGCGCCGTTCGCGGCGACCAACCCCGTGGCGGTGATCGAGGCGCATATGCGGCAGCCGCCGCCACCATTGAGCAGCCGACGCGGCGATATGCCGCCCGCGCTTGATGCCGTGCTGAGCCGCGCGCTGGCCAAGCATCCCGATAACCGGTACGGCAGCTGCAGCGAGTTCGCGGCCGCGGCTGGTGAAGCTCTGCTGGCGAGTGCAGCGCCTCCTCCCGCGCCGCCCACCGTGGCCCAGCAATGGGCACCGCCCTCCCCGGGATTGCCGTCCCACGGCCACCAATACCTGATGCCGATGCCGCAAGCGAACCTTCGGCCCAGTCTGCAGCCATCGATGCAGGCACCAGCCCCCAGTTACCGAGCATCAGGGGTTCGCCGCCCGATGCGGCGATGGTTATTGGGCGGTCTGGCCGTGCTCGTCGTTCTTGCGGCCGGTGTAGGGGTGGCCATTGTGGTGAACCAGCCGAAGTTGGGGCCGTCAACGACCTATGAGATTCTGGGCAATGCCGGGGGCCCGGTGACCGTCAGTTACCGGGACCAATCCGGTACGCACCGGGTAGCGAACATCTCGCTGCCGTGGCAGCTGACCGTTCGGGTACCGGAAGGACAGGAGTACTGGGTAAAGGGCGAAACCGCCACACAGCTGGGTCTGAATCACGATCTTCATTGCCGAATCGTGCGGGATGGCCAGGAATTGCATGCAGAATCGGCTCCCAGCTACCAGAACGCCATCGACTGCTCTGTGTAG
- a CDS encoding HEAT repeat domain-containing protein, with amino-acid sequence MNYEYARMPKGDNWLDELPAGYRDGTNGFDLRIARELAAVGVRCYTLDDLANGPRTIPPAIPIFVDWLEHLDERIPGPETHHKWAIRTGLIRNLIDPAAKRNRRAIEVLFREIEHGDPPLQPHVEFWAALALDTIAERADYDRMVYLLHTLPNIASKVPILHFLGRFRTEEARELVLPYVADPNTRGPAIRALAKFKNPADRALIEQYADDPNSQVRTAVKAALGKIPLR; translated from the coding sequence GTGAATTACGAATACGCGCGGATGCCGAAAGGCGACAATTGGCTCGACGAATTACCCGCGGGCTATCGCGACGGCACGAACGGATTCGACCTGCGGATCGCCAGGGAGCTCGCCGCGGTCGGCGTGCGCTGCTACACCTTGGACGATCTGGCGAACGGTCCGCGGACCATCCCGCCGGCGATTCCCATCTTCGTCGATTGGCTCGAACATCTCGACGAGCGGATCCCCGGCCCCGAAACCCATCATAAATGGGCCATTCGCACCGGGTTGATCCGCAATCTCATCGATCCGGCGGCCAAGCGCAACCGGCGGGCGATCGAGGTGTTGTTCCGCGAGATCGAGCACGGCGATCCGCCGCTGCAACCCCATGTCGAGTTCTGGGCGGCGCTCGCACTGGACACCATTGCCGAGCGAGCCGACTACGACCGCATGGTGTATCTGTTGCACACCCTGCCCAATATCGCGTCGAAGGTGCCGATCCTGCACTTTCTGGGTCGGTTCAGAACCGAGGAGGCGCGCGAGCTGGTGCTGCCGTATGTCGCGGATCCGAACACCAGGGGACCGGCGATCAGGGCGTTGGCCAAGTTCAAGAACCCGGCCGATCGCGCATTGATCGAGCAATATGCCGACGATCCCAACAGCCAGGTACGTACAGCCGTCAAAGCGGCCCTAGGGAAAATTCCGCTCCGATGA
- a CDS encoding YbaB/EbfC family nucleoid-associated protein: protein MTPDYSAFGARGAELLNRLAEQARRLTEIAEEVEELEAEATDDRRTVTVRVTVGGSVRSVTIHPVARRLTNETLGELIVETTNSAFAKAHALAAEHAGKYYAAQRNFNEELRRHDPTAAAAFTELTNSVAGAPAPPVPAGDEDDDPRHPWPAVFDRST from the coding sequence ATGACACCCGACTACTCCGCATTCGGAGCGCGCGGGGCCGAACTGCTGAACCGGCTGGCCGAGCAGGCGCGCAGGCTCACCGAGATCGCCGAGGAGGTCGAGGAGCTCGAGGCCGAGGCCACCGACGATCGGCGGACGGTCACCGTGCGCGTCACGGTGGGCGGCTCGGTGCGGTCCGTGACGATTCATCCGGTGGCCCGCCGCCTGACCAACGAGACCTTGGGCGAGTTGATCGTCGAGACAACGAATTCGGCATTCGCCAAGGCGCATGCCCTCGCGGCCGAACATGCGGGCAAATATTATGCCGCGCAACGGAATTTCAACGAAGAGCTGCGCAGGCACGATCCGACCGCGGCGGCGGCGTTCACAGAACTCACCAATAGTGTGGCCGGTGCGCCCGCGCCACCCGTGCCCGCCGGCGACGAGGACGACGATCCTCGACACCCCTGGCCGGCGGTATTCGACAGATCGACCTGA
- a CDS encoding cutinase family protein — translation MYAVVRGWGAGHRESAPDADPHTDSGFLGDAVLGPLMVRAAGKVDRAYVPYQAAFGGVNGGAAVPYSESVTGGIERTRHMVRDEATRCPNTDFAIVGYSQGSHVASMFVQEVGQGHGLIPAEKVAGAALFADPTRNPNAPLFPGNLYGRPAIGVKIYSLSDLLTG, via the coding sequence GTGTATGCCGTTGTTCGTGGTTGGGGTGCAGGGCACCGGGAGTCGGCGCCGGATGCCGACCCGCACACCGATTCCGGGTTCCTCGGAGATGCGGTATTGGGGCCGTTGATGGTTCGGGCCGCAGGTAAGGTCGATCGTGCATACGTGCCGTATCAAGCGGCGTTCGGTGGCGTGAACGGCGGTGCGGCCGTGCCGTATTCGGAGTCGGTCACCGGGGGTATCGAGCGCACGCGGCATATGGTGCGCGACGAAGCAACTCGATGCCCGAACACCGATTTTGCGATTGTCGGGTACTCACAGGGCTCGCATGTGGCGTCGATGTTCGTGCAGGAAGTCGGCCAGGGACACGGTCTTATACCTGCCGAGAAAGTCGCTGGCGCAGCACTTTTCGCTGATCCGACGCGGAATCCGAACGCGCCGTTGTTTCCCGGCAATCTCTATGGTCGACCAGCCATCGGCGTAAAGATCTACTCCCTCAGCGACTTGCTCACGGGATAA
- a CDS encoding AbrB/MazE/SpoVT family DNA-binding domain-containing protein, with protein MIAPIVPPQAPLQELIHGPVSVPVRVRSASDDVVYGMSTVGEAGRILDRHLLARLGWVPGTHLDIGCEKHGLLVASPAVDGVAVVTGDEFFRIPFRLRRRVSLFIGDRVLLIGRRSRNRLAIHPPAAMDELLGTSLRLLER; from the coding sequence ATGATCGCGCCCATCGTCCCGCCCCAAGCTCCCCTCCAGGAGTTGATTCATGGTCCGGTCTCGGTTCCCGTCCGGGTACGAAGCGCCAGCGACGACGTCGTCTACGGGATGTCAACAGTCGGTGAAGCCGGCCGGATCCTGGATCGGCATCTGCTCGCCAGGCTCGGGTGGGTGCCAGGGACTCACCTGGACATCGGCTGCGAGAAGCACGGGCTCCTCGTCGCCAGTCCGGCGGTCGACGGCGTTGCTGTCGTAACTGGAGACGAGTTCTTCCGGATCCCCTTCCGGCTCCGTCGCCGCGTGAGCCTGTTCATTGGGGATCGCGTGCTGCTCATCGGCCGCCGGTCTCGGAACCGGCTCGCCATCCATCCGCCAGCGGCGATGGACGAGTTGCTCGGCACCAGTCTGCGGCTGCTGGAGCGGTGA
- a CDS encoding exo-alpha-sialidase, translating into MPLYMAWRGSLEDQGLYWAQCENGQSWSDQQLAVGGSADRPTLASWQGRLYMAWRGIGSDDSTNDKGLYWASFDGRQWSEQQRIEGVASNFGPSLVATYDRLHLYWKGSTTGDDTDDRIYHSIFDGTAWSPQQVLFDGHEITNHAPSVTSTHTSRVWMAVKGRGADQSITLFYSSDGVSWNFGDAVRGPDGGTPLAPSVIGRATFGGGDDRLLLTWVSPDSAVHCATSEDSGRHWSSVNIPATSNGIVGLAAWGSADAYAVWRGDSDDHNLYWADTEGGTTWFDPLTNAPLAGGDRLIPFRASVVGPAMAAYGTMWK; encoded by the coding sequence ATGCCGTTGTACATGGCCTGGCGCGGGTCGCTGGAGGACCAAGGGCTATACTGGGCGCAGTGCGAGAACGGCCAGAGCTGGTCCGATCAGCAACTGGCGGTCGGGGGGTCGGCCGATCGTCCCACTCTTGCGAGTTGGCAGGGGCGTCTCTACATGGCGTGGCGGGGCATCGGATCTGACGACAGCACCAACGACAAAGGTCTGTACTGGGCGAGCTTCGACGGTCGGCAGTGGAGTGAGCAACAGCGGATCGAAGGCGTCGCTTCCAACTTCGGTCCATCGCTGGTGGCGACGTACGATCGGCTGCATCTGTACTGGAAGGGCTCGACCACCGGCGACGACACGGATGACCGGATCTATCACTCGATCTTTGACGGCACGGCATGGTCGCCCCAGCAGGTGCTGTTCGACGGACATGAGATCACCAACCACGCGCCGTCCGTGACCAGCACCCACACCTCGCGAGTATGGATGGCGGTGAAGGGTCGCGGGGCGGATCAGTCCATCACGTTGTTCTATTCGTCCGATGGAGTTTCGTGGAACTTCGGCGATGCTGTCCGCGGCCCCGACGGGGGCACACCTCTCGCACCGAGCGTCATCGGCCGAGCCACCTTCGGCGGAGGAGATGACCGGCTGCTGCTGACGTGGGTGTCGCCGGACTCGGCCGTGCACTGCGCGACTTCTGAGGACAGCGGTCGCCACTGGTCATCGGTCAATATTCCGGCCACCTCCAATGGGATCGTGGGGCTGGCGGCCTGGGGATCGGCCGACGCCTACGCTGTCTGGCGCGGGGACAGCGACGACCACAATCTGTACTGGGCCGATACCGAGGGCGGTACGACGTGGTTCGATCCGCTCACGAACGCGCCCCTTGCCGGAGGCGATCGGCTCATACCTTTCCGCGCATCGGTCGTCGGTCCCGCGATGGCCGCGTACGGCACCATGTGGAAATGA
- a CDS encoding putative toxin, translated as MTTVHPEWYWDVARQLGDLSTKLEQKLRELDGNLDISRSAGVHSTAGTGWAAAYSQSAADIFELASLSAIAAGNFAKMVHTAGANHAEAENKNAPEKSQIPIPPPPQVTSLQYSLHPTRLCNGGLGDIPGRWHLIDGRHKKAWADCDTGKIEHASQLFGKFSGEFKDVKLNLPGNPDEPEDVPMIRSAVGRFLNAVDDVSAFSGYLGSACHEVADKSHIEREQIKQVLFYCEMTINTWKITRAAPPLRWFVKKMIDAYIEELKDRAGRDVDTLLTELDGFVDGAVQQTGGSMAGATGDVQLWLAPFLGRYARQGYPATGRNLFDNIRAGRDGELRAGLDPNAPKRAVFVNGRTRIPDRIDDVNRQVTEVKNTNDTQGSAQQIHDESDWAAQNGYTMTLVVDNRTQLAPDTQQLVNEGRVTVIREELDDNLPKGQSPTPFIPKPNWGPPASNKDPRGSTGVPVP; from the coding sequence ATGACGACAGTGCATCCCGAGTGGTATTGGGACGTCGCGCGCCAGTTGGGTGATCTGAGCACGAAACTGGAGCAGAAGCTGCGCGAGCTCGACGGGAATCTGGACATCTCGCGTTCGGCCGGTGTGCACTCCACCGCCGGAACGGGCTGGGCCGCGGCCTATTCGCAGTCGGCCGCGGACATTTTCGAACTCGCCTCACTCAGCGCCATCGCGGCGGGCAATTTCGCGAAGATGGTGCACACCGCGGGCGCCAACCACGCCGAGGCCGAGAACAAGAACGCACCGGAGAAGTCGCAGATTCCGATCCCGCCGCCACCGCAGGTGACCAGCCTGCAGTATTCGCTGCACCCGACCCGGCTGTGCAACGGCGGCCTCGGCGACATACCGGGCCGGTGGCACCTGATCGACGGACGGCATAAAAAGGCATGGGCCGATTGCGATACCGGCAAGATCGAGCACGCGAGCCAGCTGTTCGGCAAATTCAGCGGGGAATTCAAGGACGTCAAGCTGAATCTGCCCGGCAATCCGGACGAGCCGGAAGATGTGCCGATGATCCGGTCGGCCGTCGGTCGATTCCTCAACGCGGTCGACGACGTCTCCGCGTTCTCCGGCTATCTCGGCAGTGCCTGTCACGAGGTCGCGGATAAATCGCATATCGAACGGGAACAGATCAAACAGGTCCTTTTCTACTGCGAGATGACGATCAACACCTGGAAGATCACCAGGGCGGCGCCGCCCCTGCGCTGGTTCGTGAAGAAGATGATCGACGCCTACATCGAGGAGTTGAAGGACAGGGCCGGGCGCGACGTCGATACGCTGCTGACGGAATTGGACGGATTCGTCGATGGCGCCGTTCAGCAGACCGGCGGATCGATGGCGGGCGCGACCGGCGACGTTCAGCTGTGGCTGGCGCCGTTCCTGGGACGGTATGCGCGCCAAGGCTATCCGGCGACGGGACGCAACCTCTTCGATAACATCCGGGCCGGGCGCGACGGGGAACTGCGCGCCGGATTGGATCCGAACGCGCCCAAGCGTGCGGTGTTCGTCAACGGTCGCACCAGGATTCCCGACCGGATCGACGATGTGAACCGGCAGGTCACCGAGGTCAAGAACACCAATGACACGCAAGGTTCGGCGCAGCAGATTCATGACGAGTCCGATTGGGCGGCGCAGAATGGATACACCATGACATTGGTTGTCGATAACCGCACGCAGCTGGCGCCCGATACGCAACAGCTGGTGAACGAGGGCAGGGTCACCGTCATTCGCGAGGAATTGGACGACAATCTGCCCAAGGGACAGTCGCCAACGCCGTTCATTCCCAAACCGAATTGGGGTCCGCCGGCCAGTAACAAGGATCCGCGTGGCTCAACCGGGGTGCCGGTGCCGTGA
- the istA gene encoding IS21 family transposase, with amino-acid sequence MSYREVSVIEIREMLRLWLQGRGLREVARLSGTDRKTVRRYVERAQSCGVDRDEGVEQLTDELLAAVIAGVRRSRPNGKSDVWETLAGQSEQIKQWLDQGLTLTKIHILLARRGVVVSYRTLNRYATTELGFGKRRTTVRVADCEPGAEVQVDFGRLGLLTDVEGRRRVVKGLIFTAVYSRHMFVFPTYRETLNDVIAGFEAAWVFFDGVFAVAIPDNMKAIVDRANATDPRLNDSFREYAESRGFVVDPARIRSPQDKPRVERCVPYARSNFFAGEQFRDLADCRERAQRWCRETAGMRIHGTTRLRPAEVFTTDEHPKLKPLPDTAFDIPTWVNPKVAPDRHVQICQALYSIPGDLVGQRLSARVDSQTVKLYFRGELIKVHPRVGAGRRQTDPADLPSELTAYAMRDLNTLQRKAFDHGAHVGSYAAAVLEHPLPWTKMRQVYRLLGLVRRHGADAVDDACRRALDAEVVDVGVIDRMLTRATTGQQLTLLPPPAPSRFVRSTTDFAVRRPS; translated from the coding sequence ATGAGCTACCGGGAGGTTTCGGTGATCGAGATCAGGGAGATGCTGCGGCTATGGCTGCAGGGTCGCGGCTTGCGGGAGGTGGCCCGGCTGTCGGGCACTGACCGCAAGACGGTGCGCCGGTATGTCGAGCGAGCGCAGTCGTGTGGCGTGGACCGCGACGAGGGTGTGGAGCAGTTGACCGATGAGCTGCTGGCGGCGGTGATCGCCGGGGTTCGCAGGTCTCGACCGAACGGTAAGAGCGATGTGTGGGAGACACTCGCCGGTCAGTCCGAGCAGATCAAACAATGGCTGGATCAGGGCCTGACCCTGACCAAGATTCATATTCTGCTGGCCCGCCGTGGCGTGGTGGTGTCGTATCGGACGTTGAACCGTTACGCCACAACGGAATTGGGGTTCGGGAAGCGGCGCACGACCGTGCGGGTGGCCGACTGCGAACCCGGTGCGGAAGTGCAGGTCGACTTCGGCCGGCTCGGGTTGCTGACCGACGTCGAGGGCCGTCGCCGGGTGGTGAAGGGTCTGATCTTCACCGCGGTGTATTCGCGGCACATGTTCGTCTTCCCGACCTACCGGGAAACACTCAACGACGTCATCGCCGGATTCGAAGCGGCGTGGGTGTTCTTCGACGGTGTGTTCGCTGTCGCGATCCCGGACAATATGAAAGCCATCGTCGACCGGGCGAACGCGACAGATCCCCGGTTGAACGATTCGTTCCGCGAATATGCCGAGTCTCGTGGGTTCGTGGTTGATCCGGCGCGGATCCGCAGCCCGCAGGACAAGCCCCGCGTCGAACGCTGTGTTCCTTACGCACGGTCGAATTTCTTTGCCGGAGAACAATTCCGAGACCTGGCCGACTGCCGGGAACGCGCGCAGCGGTGGTGCCGGGAGACCGCGGGAATGAGAATACATGGCACCACGCGACTACGTCCGGCCGAAGTGTTCACCACCGACGAGCACCCGAAGCTGAAACCGTTGCCCGACACTGCCTTCGATATTCCGACCTGGGTGAACCCGAAGGTCGCCCCGGACCGGCATGTTCAGATTTGTCAGGCGCTCTACAGCATTCCCGGTGATCTCGTCGGGCAGCGCCTGTCCGCCCGCGTCGACTCGCAGACGGTGAAGCTCTACTTCCGTGGCGAGTTGATCAAGGTCCACCCCCGAGTCGGAGCCGGTCGCCGCCAAACCGATCCGGCCGACCTGCCCAGCGAGCTCACCGCCTATGCGATGCGAGACCTGAATACGTTGCAACGCAAAGCATTCGATCACGGCGCTCATGTCGGTTCCTATGCGGCGGCGGTCCTCGAGCATCCACTGCCCTGGACGAAGATGCGGCAGGTCTACCGGCTGCTCGGGCTGGTGCGCCGCCACGGCGCCGACGCCGTCGACGATGCCTGCCGCCGAGCACTGGACGCCGAGGTCGTCGACGTCGGCGTCATCGACCGCATGCTCACCCGCGCCACCACCGGTCAGCAGCTGACGCTGCTGCCGCCACCGGCTCCGTCCCGGTTCGTCCGTTCCACCACCGATTTCGCGGTCAGGAGGCCGTCATGA